A genome region from Mycobacterium sp. 3519A includes the following:
- the scpB gene encoding SMC-Scp complex subunit ScpB, which yields MTDDLPTEAAVDVPTDLDLGIDVATAPELEDSELGAALEALLLVVDTPVTVDQLAAATDQPAYRVAAKLQLMAEELTARDSGIDLREAGGGWRMYTRARFAPYVERLLLDGARTKLTRAALETLAVVAYRQPVTRARVSAVRGVNVDAVMRTLLARGLITEAGVDPDTGATTFATTELFLERLGLTSLADLPDIAPLLPDVDVIDDLSESLSEEPRFMKLNGGVPAGGDATPFDVDQE from the coding sequence ATGACTGACGATTTGCCGACCGAAGCTGCCGTGGACGTGCCCACCGATCTGGACCTGGGCATCGACGTCGCGACCGCACCCGAGCTGGAGGATTCCGAGCTGGGCGCGGCGCTGGAGGCGCTGCTGTTGGTGGTCGACACCCCGGTGACGGTCGATCAGTTGGCCGCCGCGACCGATCAGCCGGCGTATCGGGTCGCCGCGAAGCTTCAGTTGATGGCCGAGGAACTGACGGCCAGGGACAGCGGTATCGACCTGCGCGAAGCCGGCGGTGGCTGGCGGATGTACACCAGGGCGCGATTCGCTCCCTACGTCGAACGGCTGCTGCTCGACGGTGCCAGGACCAAGCTGACCCGTGCGGCGTTGGAGACGTTGGCGGTGGTGGCCTACCGCCAACCCGTGACCCGTGCGCGGGTGAGCGCGGTGCGCGGCGTCAACGTCGACGCGGTGATGCGCACGCTGCTGGCGCGCGGACTGATCACCGAGGCGGGTGTCGACCCGGATACCGGCGCGACGACCTTTGCGACCACCGAGCTGTTCCTGGAGCGGCTGGGATTGACGTCGTTGGCCGACCTGCCGGACATCGCGCCGCTGTTGCCGGACGTCGACGTCATCGACGATCTCAGCGAATCTCTCAGCGAAGAGCCACGTTTCATGAAACTCAACGGTGGGGTGCCCGCAGGTGGCGACGCCACGCCGTTCGACGTGGATCAGGAGTGA
- the xerD gene encoding site-specific tyrosine recombinase XerD, with protein MTAFRCALDDQLQGYLDHLTIERGVAANTLSSYRRDLRRYSEHLTERGIDDLAKVTEADVSDFLVSLRRGDPDTKTAPLSAVSAARAVVAVRGLHRFAASEGLTEVDVAREVKPPTPSRRLPKSLTIDEVLALLDAAGGDSEADGPLTLRNRALLELLYSTGARISEAVGLDIDDIDTQARSALLRGKGGKQRLVPVGRPAVSALDAYLVRGRPDLARRGRGTPAIFLNARGGRLSRQSAWQVLQDAAERAGVKATVSPHVLRHSFATHLLDGGADVRVVQELLGHASVTTTQIYTMVTVNALREVWAGAHPRAR; from the coding sequence ATGACGGCGTTCCGCTGCGCTCTGGACGACCAGTTGCAGGGCTACCTCGACCACCTCACCATCGAACGCGGCGTCGCGGCCAACACCCTGAGTTCGTATCGCCGCGATCTGCGCCGGTACTCGGAGCACCTGACCGAGCGGGGCATAGACGATCTGGCCAAGGTCACCGAGGCCGACGTCAGCGACTTCCTGGTGTCGCTGCGCCGCGGCGACCCCGACACGAAAACCGCTCCGCTGTCGGCGGTTTCGGCGGCGCGTGCGGTGGTTGCCGTACGGGGTCTGCACCGTTTCGCAGCCTCTGAGGGACTGACCGAGGTCGACGTGGCACGCGAGGTGAAGCCGCCGACCCCGAGTCGGCGGCTGCCCAAGAGTCTGACCATCGACGAAGTGCTGGCCCTGCTCGACGCCGCCGGAGGTGACAGCGAGGCCGACGGTCCGTTGACGTTGCGCAACCGGGCCCTGCTGGAGCTGCTGTACTCCACGGGCGCCCGCATCTCGGAGGCAGTCGGCCTCGACATCGACGACATCGACACCCAAGCCCGCTCGGCGTTGCTGCGCGGCAAGGGCGGCAAGCAGCGACTGGTCCCCGTCGGCAGGCCCGCCGTAAGCGCCCTTGACGCCTACCTGGTCCGGGGGCGCCCGGACCTGGCGCGCCGCGGTCGCGGGACACCCGCCATCTTCCTCAACGCCCGCGGCGGGCGGTTGTCGCGGCAGAGCGCATGGCAGGTGCTGCAGGACGCCGCCGAACGGGCGGGAGTCAAGGCCACGGTGTCACCGCACGTGCTCCGCCACTCGTTCGCAACGCATCTGCTCGACGGTGGCGCCGACGTCCGGGTGGTGCAGGAGTTGCTCGGGCACGCCTCGGTGACCACGACGCAGATCTACACTATGGTCACCGTGAACGCGCTGCGCGAAGTCTGGGCCGGCGCCCACCCGCGGGCCCGCTGA
- a CDS encoding ParA family protein, whose amino-acid sequence MTDEGGGSELGLTGRPPRSIPEPKPKNVHGPAKVIAMCNQKGGVGKTTSTINLGASLAEYGRRVLLVDLDPQGALSAGLGVPHYELEHTVHNLLVEPRVSIDNVVIHTRVPGMDLVPSNIDLSAAEIQLVNEVGREQSLARALYPVLDRYDYVLIDCQPSLGLLTVNGLACSDGVIIPTECEYFSLRGLALLTDTVDKVHDRLNPKLSISGILITRYDPRTVNSREVMARVLERFGDLVFDTVITRTVRFPETSVAGEPITTWAPKSGGAEAYRSLAREVIDRFGA is encoded by the coding sequence ATGACCGACGAAGGAGGAGGCTCCGAGCTGGGCCTGACCGGCCGGCCGCCACGAAGCATTCCCGAGCCCAAGCCGAAGAACGTGCACGGCCCCGCGAAGGTCATCGCGATGTGCAACCAGAAGGGCGGCGTCGGGAAGACCACGTCGACCATCAATCTGGGAGCCAGCCTCGCCGAATACGGGCGGCGGGTGCTGCTGGTGGACCTCGACCCGCAGGGCGCGCTGTCGGCGGGCCTTGGCGTGCCGCACTACGAACTCGAGCACACCGTGCACAACCTGCTGGTCGAACCGCGGGTGTCGATCGACAACGTGGTGATCCACACCCGGGTGCCTGGCATGGACCTGGTGCCGAGCAACATCGACCTGTCGGCCGCCGAAATCCAGTTGGTCAACGAGGTCGGCCGCGAACAGTCGCTGGCCCGCGCGCTGTATCCGGTGCTGGATCGCTACGACTACGTGCTGATCGACTGCCAGCCGTCGCTGGGCCTGCTCACCGTCAACGGGCTGGCGTGCAGCGACGGCGTGATCATCCCGACCGAATGCGAGTACTTCTCGCTGCGCGGCCTCGCGCTGCTGACGGACACGGTCGACAAGGTGCACGACCGGCTCAACCCGAAGCTGTCCATCAGCGGCATCCTGATCACCCGTTACGACCCTCGCACCGTCAACTCCCGCGAAGTGATGGCCCGCGTGCTGGAGCGGTTCGGCGATCTGGTGTTCGACACCGTCATCACCCGCACGGTCCGGTTCCCCGAAACCAGCGTCGCGGGCGAGCCGATCACCACCTGGGCGCCGAAATCCGGTGGGGCCGAGGCATATCGGTCGTTGGCGCGCGAGGTCATCGACCGGTTCGGCGCGTGA
- the steA gene encoding putative cytokinetic ring protein SteA, whose protein sequence is MKMSALLSRSANSRPGITGTARVDRDIDRLLRRVTPGDIVVIDALDLDRITADALVEANVAAVINASPSISGRYPNLGPEVLVANGVTLIDETGPEVFKKVKDGARVRLHDGGVYSGDRQLIAGTERTDHEIHELMHEAKSGLVAHLEAFAGNTIEFIRSESPLLIDGIGIPDIDVDVNRRHVVIVAEDLSAAGDLKALKPFIKEYQPVLVGVGVGADVLRKAGYRPQLIVGDPDKISAETLRCGAQVVLPADADGHAAGLERIQDLGVGAMTFPAAGSAADLALLLCDHHGASLIVTAGHSASIEEFFDRSRQQSNPSTFLTRLKVGEKLVDAKAVATLYRSRVSGGAIALLVLAMLIAVIAALWVSRADAAVLDWIADYWNRFSLWVQGLVA, encoded by the coding sequence ATGAAGATGTCAGCGCTGCTTTCCCGATCTGCCAACTCCCGGCCGGGTATCACCGGCACCGCCCGAGTTGACCGCGACATCGATCGGCTGCTGCGACGAGTCACGCCCGGTGACATCGTCGTCATCGACGCCTTGGATCTCGACCGGATCACCGCCGATGCGCTCGTCGAGGCCAACGTCGCCGCGGTCATCAACGCGTCGCCGTCCATTTCGGGCCGCTACCCGAACCTCGGGCCCGAGGTGCTCGTCGCCAATGGCGTCACACTGATCGACGAGACCGGCCCGGAGGTGTTCAAAAAGGTCAAGGACGGCGCCCGCGTGCGACTGCACGACGGCGGTGTGTACTCCGGCGATCGGCAACTGATTGCCGGCACCGAGCGCACCGACCACGAGATCCACGAGTTGATGCACGAGGCCAAGAGCGGACTGGTCGCACACCTCGAGGCGTTCGCGGGCAACACGATCGAATTCATCCGCAGCGAGAGCCCCCTGCTGATCGACGGCATCGGCATCCCCGACATCGATGTCGACGTCAACCGCAGGCATGTGGTGATCGTCGCCGAAGACCTCAGCGCGGCCGGTGACCTCAAGGCGCTCAAACCGTTCATCAAGGAGTACCAACCGGTCCTCGTCGGCGTCGGTGTCGGTGCCGACGTGCTGCGTAAGGCCGGCTACCGACCGCAACTCATCGTCGGTGACCCCGACAAGATCAGCGCGGAGACGCTGCGCTGCGGCGCTCAGGTGGTGCTGCCTGCCGACGCCGACGGTCACGCCGCGGGCCTGGAGCGAATCCAGGATCTGGGTGTCGGTGCGATGACGTTCCCCGCCGCAGGTTCGGCCGCCGACCTGGCACTGCTGTTGTGCGACCATCACGGCGCATCGCTGATCGTCACCGCGGGTCATTCCGCCAGCATCGAGGAGTTCTTCGACCGGTCACGCCAGCAGAGCAACCCGTCGACGTTCCTGACCCGGCTGAAGGTCGGCGAAAAGCTGGTGGACGCCAAAGCCGTTGCCACGTTGTACCGCAGCCGGGTGTCCGGTGGGGCGATTGCACTGCTTGTGCTCGCGATGCTGATCGCGGTGATTGCGGCGCTGTGGGTGTCGCGTGCCGATGCCGCGGTGCTGGACTGGATCGCCGACTACTGGAACCGGTTCTCGCTCTGGGTCCAGGGCTTGGTCGCCTAG
- a CDS encoding NUDIX hydrolase, producing the protein MADHEFETVNSETIYVGKIFALRTDDVRMPHGNIAKREVIEHYGAVAVLALDAADNVVMVYQYRHPVGRRLWELPAGLLDLGGEPPHLSAARELREEAGLEATDWRVLVDLVTAPGFSDECVRVYLATGITDVGRPAAHDEEADLQVKWFPLEQARRMVLDGEIVNSIAIAGILAAHDVEDPAALRPVDAPWPDRSKAFAARQADK; encoded by the coding sequence GTGGCTGATCACGAGTTCGAGACGGTCAACAGCGAAACCATCTATGTCGGAAAGATTTTCGCGTTGCGCACCGACGACGTGCGGATGCCGCACGGCAACATCGCCAAGCGCGAGGTCATAGAGCACTACGGTGCGGTGGCGGTGCTGGCGCTCGACGCCGCCGACAACGTCGTGATGGTCTACCAGTACCGGCATCCCGTCGGCCGCCGACTCTGGGAACTGCCTGCCGGACTGCTCGATCTCGGTGGTGAACCGCCGCACCTCTCCGCCGCGCGTGAACTCAGGGAAGAGGCCGGACTGGAGGCAACCGACTGGCGGGTGCTGGTCGACCTCGTCACGGCGCCGGGCTTCAGCGATGAATGCGTGCGGGTGTACCTCGCCACCGGCATCACCGACGTCGGCCGTCCCGCGGCCCACGACGAGGAGGCCGACCTCCAGGTGAAGTGGTTTCCCCTCGAGCAGGCCAGGCGGATGGTGCTCGACGGCGAAATCGTCAATTCCATTGCCATAGCGGGCATTCTGGCCGCCCACGATGTCGAGGACCCGGCCGCGCTTCGCCCCGTCGACGCGCCGTGGCCCGACAGGTCGAAGGCGTTCGCGGCGCGACAGGCCGACAAATGA
- a CDS encoding segregation/condensation protein A, translated as MNDVQSTPEEQTQQSGFQVRLSNFEGPFDLLLQLIFAHRLDVTEVALHQVTDDFIAYTKAIGPQLELEETTAFLVVAATLLDLKAARLLPAGEVHDEDDLALLEVRDLLFARLLQYRAFKHVAEMFAELEAAALRSYPRAVALEKRYEELLPEVMLGVDAESFAQIAAAAFTPRPVPTVGTEHLHEVVVSVPEQVSNLMNLLESRGIGQWASFSELVADCGAPIEIVGRFLALLELYRARAVAFEQPEPLGVLQISWTGERPTNEHLAAEVDQYD; from the coding sequence GTGAACGACGTTCAATCGACACCGGAGGAGCAGACCCAGCAGAGCGGTTTCCAGGTCCGGCTGAGCAATTTCGAGGGCCCGTTCGATCTGCTGTTGCAGCTGATCTTCGCGCACCGCCTCGACGTCACCGAGGTGGCGCTGCATCAGGTCACCGACGACTTCATCGCCTACACCAAGGCGATCGGTCCGCAGCTGGAGCTGGAGGAGACCACGGCGTTCCTGGTGGTCGCGGCCACCCTGCTGGACCTCAAGGCGGCGCGGCTGCTGCCCGCCGGTGAGGTGCACGACGAGGACGACCTGGCGCTGCTGGAGGTCCGCGACCTGCTGTTCGCGCGGCTGCTGCAGTACCGCGCGTTCAAACACGTCGCGGAGATGTTCGCCGAACTGGAGGCCGCCGCCCTGCGCAGCTACCCGCGGGCGGTGGCATTGGAGAAGCGCTACGAGGAGCTGCTGCCCGAGGTGATGCTGGGCGTCGACGCCGAGAGCTTTGCGCAGATCGCCGCGGCGGCGTTCACGCCGCGACCGGTGCCGACCGTGGGCACCGAACACCTGCACGAGGTCGTGGTGTCGGTGCCGGAGCAGGTGAGCAATCTGATGAACCTGCTGGAGAGCCGCGGCATCGGGCAGTGGGCGTCGTTTTCCGAGCTGGTGGCCGACTGTGGTGCGCCGATCGAGATCGTGGGCCGGTTCCTGGCGCTGCTCGAGCTCTACCGGGCGCGGGCGGTAGCATTCGAGCAACCAGAACCGCTTGGTGTGCTCCAGATTTCGTGGACCGGCGAACGGCCCACCAACGAACACCTGGCTGCGGAAGTAGACCAATATGACTGA
- a CDS encoding CTP synthase yields MPALRKHPQTATKHLFVTGGVVSSLGKGLTASSLGQLLTARGLQVTMQKLDPYLNVDPGTMNPFQHGEVFVTEDGAETDLDVGHYERFLDRNLSGSANVTTGQVYSSVIAKERRGEYLGDTVQVIPHITDEIKSRILAMAAPDADGHRPDVVITEIGGTVGDIESLPFLEAARQVRHEVGRENCFFLHCSLVPYMAPSGELKTKPTQHSVAALRSIGITPDALILRCDRDVPEPLKNKIALMCDVDIDGVISTPDAPSIYDIPKVLHREELDAYVVRRLNLPFRDVDWTQWNDLLQRVHEPHETVRIALVGKYIDLSDAYLSVAEALRAGGFAHRAKVEMRWVASDDCETDAGAAAALSDVHGVLIPGGFGIRGIEGKIGAISHARKRGLPVLGLCLGLQCIVIEAARSVGLTAANSAEFDPKTPDPVISTMADQRDAVAGEADLGGTMRLGAYPAVLEAGSIVAQAYQATEVSERHRHRYEVNNEYRDRIAESGLKFSGTSPDGHLVEFVEYAADVHPFIVGTQAHPELKSRPTRPHPLFVAFIGASLNYKAEERLPGMDIPEQRANGIDHHENGSQLLQEHAARG; encoded by the coding sequence TTGCCAGCATTACGCAAGCACCCGCAAACCGCCACCAAGCACCTCTTCGTAACGGGCGGCGTGGTCTCCTCACTCGGTAAAGGTCTGACGGCGTCCAGCCTCGGCCAGTTGCTGACCGCGCGGGGCTTGCAGGTCACCATGCAGAAGCTCGACCCCTACCTCAACGTCGACCCCGGCACCATGAACCCGTTCCAGCACGGCGAGGTGTTCGTCACCGAGGACGGCGCCGAAACCGACCTCGACGTCGGCCACTACGAGCGCTTCTTGGACCGCAACCTGTCCGGCTCGGCCAATGTCACCACGGGACAGGTGTATTCGTCGGTGATCGCCAAGGAGCGCCGCGGCGAATACCTCGGCGACACCGTCCAGGTCATCCCGCACATCACCGATGAGATCAAAAGTCGCATCCTGGCGATGGCCGCACCGGACGCCGACGGCCACCGACCCGACGTGGTGATCACCGAGATCGGCGGCACCGTCGGTGACATCGAATCGCTGCCCTTCCTCGAAGCGGCGCGGCAGGTGCGCCATGAGGTCGGCCGGGAGAACTGCTTCTTCCTGCACTGCTCGCTGGTGCCCTACATGGCGCCGTCCGGCGAGTTGAAGACCAAACCGACGCAACACTCCGTCGCCGCGCTCCGCAGCATCGGTATCACCCCCGATGCGCTGATCCTGCGCTGCGACCGCGACGTGCCCGAACCGCTGAAAAACAAAATTGCGCTGATGTGCGACGTCGACATCGACGGCGTGATCTCCACTCCGGACGCACCGTCGATCTACGACATCCCCAAGGTGCTGCACCGCGAGGAACTGGACGCCTACGTGGTGCGCCGGCTGAACCTGCCGTTCCGCGACGTCGACTGGACGCAGTGGAACGACCTGCTGCAGCGGGTGCACGAACCGCACGAGACCGTGCGAATCGCGTTGGTGGGCAAATATATTGACCTCTCCGACGCCTACCTGTCGGTGGCCGAGGCACTGCGCGCCGGCGGCTTCGCACACCGCGCGAAGGTGGAGATGCGTTGGGTCGCCTCCGACGACTGCGAAACCGACGCCGGTGCAGCCGCCGCGCTGAGCGATGTGCACGGTGTGCTGATCCCCGGCGGCTTCGGTATCCGCGGCATCGAGGGCAAGATCGGTGCCATTTCGCACGCCCGTAAGCGGGGACTGCCGGTGCTTGGGCTGTGCCTTGGCCTGCAGTGCATCGTGATCGAGGCTGCCCGTTCGGTCGGCCTGACCGCGGCCAACTCCGCCGAGTTCGACCCGAAGACACCGGATCCGGTCATCTCCACGATGGCCGATCAACGTGACGCGGTGGCAGGCGAAGCCGATCTCGGCGGCACCATGCGACTGGGCGCTTATCCGGCCGTGCTGGAGGCCGGATCGATTGTGGCGCAAGCCTATCAGGCCACCGAAGTGTCCGAGCGACACCGCCATCGTTACGAGGTGAACAACGAATACCGTGACCGCATCGCTGAAAGCGGGCTGAAATTCTCCGGCACCTCGCCCGACGGTCACCTGGTGGAGTTCGTCGAGTACGCCGCTGACGTGCATCCCTTCATCGTCGGCACCCAGGCGCACCCGGAACTCAAGAGCAGGCCCACCCGCCCGCATCCGCTGTTCGTCGCGTTCATCGGCGCGTCGCTCAACTACAAAGCCGAGGAACGATTGCCGGGCATGGACATCCCCGAGCAGCGTGCGAACGGCATCGATCACCACGAGAACGGTTCGCAACTGCTCCAAGAGCACGCAGCCCGTGGCTGA
- a CDS encoding copper transporter — protein sequence MISLRTHAISLAAVFLALAVGVALGSGLLSNTLLSGLRDDKHQLQNQINSLTDDKNALNEKLSAAGEFDAQMSPRILHDVLQAKSVMVFRTPDATDDDVDALTRMVGQAGGTVSGTIALTQEFVDANSAEKLLSVVNSPIVPAGTQLSTKSVDQGSQAGDLLGIALLINKDPKAPVVDDTQRDTVLTALRDTGFITYGAQRIAPANTALIVTGGGLGDGAGNQGPTVARLAAGLAPHGSGTVIAGRDGSASGTAAVAVTRSDTGLKGAVSTVDDVNAESGRITTVLALGDLINGGRPGQYGLGQGASSVTLPQ from the coding sequence ATGATTTCACTTCGCACGCATGCGATTTCGCTCGCGGCCGTGTTCCTCGCGCTGGCCGTCGGGGTGGCGCTCGGGTCGGGCCTACTGTCGAACACGTTGCTGTCGGGCCTGCGTGACGACAAACATCAGCTGCAGAACCAGATCAACTCGCTCACCGACGACAAGAATGCGCTGAACGAAAAGCTGAGCGCCGCAGGCGAGTTCGACGCGCAGATGTCACCGCGGATTCTGCATGACGTGCTGCAGGCCAAGTCGGTGATGGTGTTCCGCACCCCCGACGCCACCGACGACGACGTCGACGCGCTGACCAGAATGGTCGGACAGGCGGGCGGCACGGTCAGCGGAACCATCGCGTTGACGCAGGAATTCGTCGACGCGAACTCCGCCGAGAAGCTGCTGTCGGTGGTGAACTCGCCGATCGTGCCCGCCGGCACGCAGCTGAGCACCAAATCGGTGGACCAAGGGTCGCAGGCAGGCGACCTGTTGGGGATCGCCCTGCTGATCAACAAGGACCCGAAGGCTCCGGTGGTCGACGACACTCAGCGCGACACCGTGCTGACGGCGCTGCGCGACACGGGCTTCATCACATACGGCGCCCAGCGCATCGCACCGGCCAACACCGCGCTGATCGTCACCGGCGGGGGACTGGGCGACGGCGCAGGCAATCAGGGGCCCACGGTCGCGCGCCTCGCCGCCGGGCTCGCTCCGCACGGCTCCGGCACCGTGATCGCGGGACGGGACGGCTCTGCGTCCGGCACCGCCGCGGTCGCCGTGACGAGGTCGGACACCGGGCTGAAGGGCGCGGTCTCCACCGTCGACGACGTGAACGCCGAATCGGGCCGGATCACCACCGTGCTCGCGTTGGGCGACCTGATCAACGGTGGGCGGCCCGGGCAGTACGGCCTCGGCCAGGGCGCTTCATCGGTAACGCTGCCGCAATAG
- a CDS encoding pseudouridine synthase, which translates to MAASEGVRLQKVLSQAGIASRRVAEKMILDGRVEVDDRIVTELGTRVDPDVSVIRVDGARVTVDDTLVHLAINKPRGMHSTMSDDRGRPCIGDLVEHRVRGNKKLFHVGRLDADTEGLMLLTNDGELAHRLMHPSFEVPKTYVATVDGAVRRGLGNKLREGIELEDGIARVDDFALVDKVPGKTLVRVTLHEGRKRIVRRMLAAVGHPVLELVRTDIGSVALGDQRPGSIRVLSRKEVGELYKAVGL; encoded by the coding sequence ATGGCCGCCTCCGAAGGAGTGCGTCTGCAGAAGGTGTTGTCGCAGGCGGGAATTGCGTCGCGCCGCGTCGCCGAGAAGATGATCCTGGACGGCAGGGTCGAGGTCGACGACAGGATCGTGACCGAACTCGGCACCAGGGTCGATCCGGACGTCTCGGTGATCCGCGTCGACGGGGCCCGCGTCACGGTCGACGACACGCTGGTGCACCTGGCGATCAACAAACCGCGCGGGATGCATTCGACGATGAGCGACGACCGGGGCCGCCCGTGCATCGGCGATCTGGTCGAGCACCGGGTACGCGGCAACAAGAAGCTGTTTCACGTCGGCCGACTCGACGCCGACACCGAGGGACTGATGCTGTTGACCAACGACGGCGAGTTGGCGCACCGGTTGATGCATCCGTCGTTCGAGGTGCCCAAGACGTACGTGGCGACGGTCGACGGGGCGGTGCGTCGGGGTCTGGGCAACAAGTTGCGCGAAGGCATCGAACTGGAGGACGGCATCGCCCGGGTCGACGATTTCGCGTTGGTGGACAAGGTGCCCGGCAAGACGCTGGTGCGAGTGACGTTGCACGAGGGGCGCAAGCGGATCGTGCGAAGGATGCTGGCGGCGGTCGGTCATCCGGTGCTGGAATTGGTGCGCACCGACATCGGCTCGGTGGCTTTGGGCGATCAGCGGCCGGGCAGCATCCGGGTGCTGAGCCGCAAGGAGGTAGGGGAGTTGTACAAGGCGGTGGGCCTGTGA
- a CDS encoding O-methyltransferase, with amino-acid sequence MSLKQRVPFLRWSFWRLAVGARNITKTGQIGDGREAAAADYVVANARKGDIDDVIAKVDQFAYEESFLINVGDEKGALLDAAVRRANSGLALELGTYCGYGSLRIARAAPSAKVFSVELSAANATVAQRIWTHAGVADRVTCVVGTIGDGGATLDRLAGEHGFAKGKLDLLFIDHDKAAYLPDLQSILDRGWLHRGSIVVADNILIPGSPKYREFMSQQQGKLFDTVEHKTHGEYQSLIPDLVLESEYLVD; translated from the coding sequence ATGAGCCTCAAGCAGCGCGTACCGTTCCTGCGCTGGTCGTTCTGGCGCCTGGCGGTGGGAGCCCGCAACATCACCAAGACCGGCCAGATCGGCGACGGACGCGAAGCCGCCGCGGCCGACTATGTGGTCGCCAACGCACGCAAGGGCGACATCGACGACGTGATCGCCAAGGTCGACCAGTTCGCCTATGAGGAGTCGTTCCTGATCAACGTCGGCGACGAGAAGGGCGCGCTGCTCGACGCCGCGGTCCGCCGCGCCAACTCCGGCCTGGCGCTGGAGTTGGGCACCTACTGCGGCTACGGTTCGCTGCGGATCGCGCGTGCGGCGCCGTCGGCCAAGGTGTTCTCCGTCGAGCTGTCAGCAGCGAATGCCACCGTGGCGCAACGGATCTGGACTCACGCCGGCGTTGCCGACCGGGTCACCTGTGTGGTGGGCACGATCGGCGACGGCGGCGCCACCCTCGACAGGTTGGCAGGAGAACACGGGTTCGCCAAGGGGAAACTGGACCTGCTGTTCATCGACCACGACAAGGCCGCCTACCTGCCCGACCTGCAGAGCATCCTCGACCGGGGCTGGCTGCACCGCGGGTCGATCGTGGTCGCCGACAACATCCTGATTCCCGGTTCGCCGAAGTACCGCGAGTTCATGAGCCAGCAGCAGGGCAAGCTGTTCGACACCGTCGAGCACAAGACACACGGCGAGTACCAGTCGCTGATTCCGGACCTCGTTCTGGAGTCGGAGTACCTAGTCGACTGA
- a CDS encoding NAD(P)/FAD-dependent oxidoreductase, with the protein MSEPDVAIVGAGPAGVAVALSLRDRGVRPLLIERADQVAGAWRKRYDRLKLNTGRPFSHLPNRRYPKGTPMFPSRDDVVAHLDRHAREEGIDLRLGTNVQRVERRDRGWRLQTSTGHDIDARQVVVAIGFHHTPDLPRLPGAFANVIHSSEYRNPAQYRGKKVVVVGAGSSAMEIAHDLATGGVAKAWLAVRTPPHVMLRSLPGGFSGDPILRPLYRLPVRISDPIAAGVQRRAVGDLTEFGLPTPTEGVFTRAKYRGRVPALVDMEVIDAIKAGSIEVVAAVERFDSGQVLLTDGSRLDADAVILATGYKVGLEPVVGHLGVLDANGKPLAFGPQPAAAGLRFVGFDLRPSFIGHLARQSKRVAKRIARELSVD; encoded by the coding sequence GTGAGCGAACCAGATGTCGCGATCGTCGGGGCTGGACCGGCTGGAGTTGCGGTCGCGCTGAGTCTGCGTGACCGGGGAGTCCGTCCGCTGCTGATCGAGCGGGCTGACCAGGTCGCCGGCGCGTGGCGCAAGCGATACGACCGTTTGAAGCTCAACACCGGCAGACCCTTCTCCCATTTGCCCAATCGGCGATATCCGAAGGGCACCCCGATGTTTCCCAGTCGAGACGACGTCGTCGCGCACCTGGACCGGCACGCCCGCGAAGAAGGCATCGATCTGCGGCTGGGGACGAATGTCCAGCGCGTCGAGCGACGCGACCGCGGATGGCGCCTGCAGACCTCGACCGGCCACGACATCGATGCGCGCCAAGTCGTCGTCGCCATCGGATTCCACCACACGCCCGACCTCCCGCGATTGCCTGGCGCGTTCGCGAACGTGATCCACTCCTCGGAGTACCGCAACCCGGCGCAATACCGGGGCAAGAAGGTCGTCGTCGTGGGCGCCGGCTCGTCGGCCATGGAGATCGCCCATGACCTCGCCACCGGCGGCGTCGCCAAAGCCTGGCTGGCCGTGCGCACACCGCCGCACGTCATGCTGCGGTCGCTGCCCGGCGGCTTCTCCGGTGACCCGATCCTGCGGCCGCTCTATCGCCTTCCGGTTCGTATCTCGGACCCGATCGCGGCGGGTGTGCAGCGAAGGGCCGTCGGCGACCTCACCGAGTTCGGCTTGCCGACACCCACCGAGGGGGTGTTCACCCGGGCCAAGTACCGCGGGCGGGTGCCCGCGCTGGTCGACATGGAGGTCATCGACGCGATCAAGGCAGGCTCGATCGAAGTGGTCGCGGCGGTCGAGCGTTTCGACAGTGGGCAGGTGCTCCTGACCGACGGGTCGCGGTTGGACGCGGATGCCGTCATCCTCGCGACCGGGTACAAGGTTGGCCTCGAACCGGTGGTCGGTCATCTCGGTGTGCTCGACGCGAACGGCAAACCGCTGGCGTTTGGACCACAACCCGCCGCGGCGGGGCTGCGGTTCGTCGGCTTCGACCTCCGGCCGTCGTTCATCGGGCACCTGGCCCGCCAGTCCAAGCGGGTAGCGAAGCGCATCGCCCGTGAGCTGTCAGTCGACTAG